The following proteins are co-located in the Sporosarcina pasteurii genome:
- a CDS encoding site-specific integrase — protein MSGISIKNDSLTFQDVYAQWFSNHSKTIKLSTKKAIESKFNKHKLPRFGKLKIKEITRPYCQKMINKIAQMIKSVNDIKIQANQVFKYALKMDIIDRNPLEHVTIPRQQNETIINEENEADGRNYWKKEEIREFLTITKRELDFRDHILFHLLIYTGARKGEVLALTWDDIDFETGSIRLNKTLFHHEGEFIFQTSKTRESRRLISLDTKTLALLNKWRVRQNVGCWISNAVSLSKCGQFPIKWTVKQLYLNGS, from the coding sequence CTGAGCGGAATATCAATTAAGAACGACAGCCTGACTTTTCAAGACGTTTACGCCCAATGGTTTTCTAATCATTCAAAAACAATTAAATTAAGCACTAAGAAAGCCATTGAATCAAAATTCAATAAGCACAAATTGCCCCGCTTCGGCAAATTGAAAATAAAGGAGATCACTAGGCCCTATTGCCAAAAGATGATCAATAAAATCGCCCAAATGATCAAATCAGTTAATGACATTAAAATACAGGCTAATCAAGTTTTCAAATATGCTTTGAAAATGGATATTATCGATAGGAATCCATTGGAACATGTAACTATACCAAGACAACAAAACGAAACAATTATTAATGAGGAAAATGAGGCGGATGGACGCAATTATTGGAAAAAGGAAGAGATACGAGAATTCCTTACCATCACAAAACGGGAATTAGATTTTCGTGATCATATACTTTTTCACCTCTTAATTTATACTGGTGCACGTAAAGGAGAAGTCTTAGCTCTCACATGGGACGATATTGACTTTGAAACTGGCTCTATTCGGTTAAATAAAACCTTGTTTCATCATGAGGGTGAATTTATCTTCCAAACATCCAAGACAAGGGAATCAAGGCGGTTAATCAGTTTGGATACCAAGACCCTAGCTCTGCTTAACAAATGGCGTGTAAGACAAAATGTGGGATGCTGGATTTCCAATGCGGTTAGCTTATCCAAATGTGGTCAATTCCCCATAAAATGGACAGTTAAACAATTGTATCTAAATGGCAGCTAA